A section of the Rhipicephalus sanguineus isolate Rsan-2018 chromosome 11, BIME_Rsan_1.4, whole genome shotgun sequence genome encodes:
- the LOC119375643 gene encoding MAP3K12-binding inhibitory protein 1, which translates to MVDACLKQCTKVLSALLETGVLQSFRFEYDTSDSSTPPAECSASLALALDELMRRCQEYKDSLPSGQQPTPKVDTKIVQIQVDRKVINDRIDAFITRKRKEVDEWNVQEFCCTKASDVDSDSEQSCARVDSVFVPRSGGSSHVKVSRVVNQWGPMTKLMRPTTSHTQSPVKQEHQVTVPEGIEERLRNMESHLKLKSGCAVPHDVYARLKQLEDRILYLEGISPDYFSTTVHSAPPAQRSRSSDTSRQYEDWSLAQIESRIDLLKSRLREKAEAASEPSTSSMAL; encoded by the exons ATGGTGGATGCCTGTTTAAAGCAGTGCACTAAAGTGCTTTCAGCC CTTCTGGAGACTGGAGTCTTGCAATCGTTTCGATTCGAGTACGACACCAGCGATTCGAGTACACCACCAGCGGAATGCTCTGCATCTCTGGCACTGGCATTAGACGAGTTGATGCGTCGCTGTCAGGAATACAAG GATAGTCTTCCATCCGGCCAACAGCCTACCCCGAAAGTCGACACCAAGATTGTTCAAATCCAGGTTGACCGGAAAGTG ATCAATGACAGGATTGACGCATTCATAACCAGAAAACGTAAAGAAGTCGACGAATGGAACGTCCAGGAGTTCTGCTGCACAAAAGCAAGCGATGTTGACAGTGACTCAG aacAAAGCTGTGCACGGGTCGATTCCGTTTTTGTGCCCAGGTCTGGTGGAAGCAGCCATGTCAAAG TCTCCAGGGTTGTGAACCAGTGGGGCCCAATGACAAAGCTTATGAGGCCCACAACTAGCCACACTCAAAGCCCCGTCAAACAGGAGCATCAAGTCACCGTGCCTGAAGGAATTGAAGAAAGGCTGCGCAACATGGAGTCCCACCTGAAGCTGAAATCCG GGTGTGCCGTACCCCACGATGTCTATGCTCGACTGAAGCAGCTGGAGGACAGAATCTTGTACCTCGAGGGAATATCGCCGGACTATTTCAGCACCACG GTTCATTCAGCACCACCAGCTCAACGTAGCAGGTCCAGTGACACTTCAAGGCAGTACGAG GATTGGAGTTTGGCCCAGATTGAAAGCAGGATCGATCTCCTCAAGAGCCGTCTCAGAGAAAAGGCGGAAGCGGCGTCGGAGCCGTCCACTTCGTCTATGGCACTGTGA